Below is a window of Halolamina sp. CBA1230 DNA.
TTCGACAGCGGGAGTTCGACCGTCTCCCGCACGAGATCCAGCTCCTCGTCGAGGCCGCCGATGTCCTCGTAGCTCACGCCGGTAGACGTGCCGCCGGCGCCCGCCACGTCGACGGCGCCGCCTTCGACGTCGACGCTGACGCTGCCGTCCTCCCCGCGCCCGCCGCTGCTGGTACTCCCATCTCCAGCGCTCGTCGCCGATCCGCCGCCGCTCGACTGGCCGAACTCGCCAGGGTGGTCCGCGTCGGTGTCGCCCTCGATCACCAGTCGGACGTCGGTGTCGTCGGTGACGCGGACGCGCCCGTCCGGGTCGGCCTCGTCGACGGTGAACGCGATCCCGGAGAGACGTTCGAGGTGGAGGCGGTCGCCCGGTGCGACCGGGCGGTTGCGCACGTCCTCGCTCACGAGGCGTTCGATCGACTCGCGCTCGACGTCCACGTCGCCCAGCGACGCGGGTGCGCGGAGCGTGACGGCGTTCGCCTCGGGTAGCTCTGCGGCGGCGACGCGGACGGTGTCGCCGACTTTCACGCCGGCGTTGGCGCGGCTGTCGGCGTCGATCCGGATCACGCCGGCGGGCACGTCGCCGCGGGCGGGCCAGAGCTTCGCGACGGTCTCGCGCTCGCCCTCGATCAGGACGGTGTCGCCCGATAGCAGGCCCAACTGCTGTCTGGCAGCTTCGGGGAGGCGGGCGATGCCCCGGCCCGCGTCGCGCTTCTCGGCGGCACGGACCGTCAGGCGGAGGGAGTCGCTCATGGCCGCAGGTGGGCGCGGGCGCCTCAAAGCGTTGCCGGAGGCGGCGTCGACTCGCGGATCGGTACGCGTTAGTGATCGGTTAGAGCAGGGCGAACGGAACTAGTTCGGCGTGATGACGGCACGGCCCTCGATCTCGCCGTGCTCCAGTTTCTCGGCGACGTCGTTGATCTCCTCGAGCCCGTACCGCGTCGTCCGCAGATCGACATCGCCGCGCTCGACGAGGCGAACGAGCTCCTGGAGTTCGGTGTAGCGGCCGACGAGCGTGCCCTTGTACGAGAACTCGCCGTCGACGAGCGCCTGCGCCGGTTCGTGGATGTGGCCACCGTACCCGACGACGTGGTGGTCGCCGCCGGCGGCGACGATGTCGGGGGCGTACCCGGTCGTCTCGTCGGCGCCGACGAAATCGAGGACCTGTTCGGCGCCGTGGCCGTCCGTGAGGTCGTCGATAGCGTCGGGGACGTCCGTCGACGTGGGGTCGACAGTGTTGTGGGCACCGAGCTCCCGAGCGAGTTCGCGGGCTTCGGGTTTCACGTCGAGCGCGACGATGTCGGCGGCACTCATCGCGTCGAGACACTGGAGGCCGATGTGGCCGAGCCCGCCCACGCCGATGACGACCGCGGGGTCGCCGGGGTTGAGCTCGTCGACGGCCTTCTTGACCGCGTGGTAGGCAGTGATCCCGGCGTCGGCGTGGGGCGCGATATCCGTCGGGTCGACGTCGCCGGGAAGCGGGATCGTCGCGCGTTCGTTGGTGAGAAGGTACTCGGCGAACCCGCCGTCGGTCGTGAGCCCCGGGAACGCCAGGTTCTCACAGTACATGTCCTCGCCCAGCCGACACTGCCGGCACTCCCCACAGGTGGCGACGGGGTGGCAGATGACCTTGTCGCCGACGTCGACGGTCCGGACTTCGTCGCCGACCTCGACGACTTCGCCGGCGTTCTCGTGACCGAGCGTCATCGGGAGGTCCTGGTCGACGTAGTCGGTCCACATCCCTTCGATGATATGGTTGTCAGTTTGACACCAGCCGGCGCCTTCCACTCTCACGACCACGCTGTCGGAGCTCGTTACGGTGGGCCGTTCGACGTCGTCGATACTGAGCGCGTCGCTCATCTCCTCCGTGTACTCGTGGAGTCGTGCGGCCTCCATGCCTGTGAGTAACTGTCTCGGGGATCTCAATAAACGTTCGGCACAGATCCGGTTCGTTCCTATTTATTAATTAACGATAATGAAGTTTATGTGGTACCACTACACACTCCCTCACATGTATCGGACAACTGATTCGGATCGATACGACGACGACGAGGACATCTTCGTCATCGACTCCCACCTCCACTTCTGGGACGCCAGCGAGGAGAACATCGTCCACGAGGGTGGCGAGGAGTTCATCCGGTGTTTCTACGACTACCACACCGGGTTCACGCCGACCGAGCGCGAGTGGTCCTTGGAGGAGTACCGCAACTACTCCCGAGAGCGAATGCTGCGGGACCTCTTCGAGAACGGGTCCGTCGACATGGGGATCTTCCAGCCGACCCATCTCGACGAGTTCTACGACGAGGGGTTCAACACGGTCGACGACAACGCCGCCGTCGAGGCCGACCATCCCGAGCGGTTCATCACGAACGGCCGGTTCGATCCCCGTGAGGGGGACGCCGGTCTGCGTGAACTGGAACGACAGAAGGAGGAGTACGACATCGACGGCGTGAAGCTATACACCGCCGAGTGGCGCGGTGACTCGAAGGGGTGGCGCCTCGACAGCGAGGAGGCGTTCCGCTACCTCGAGAAGTGTGCGGAGCTCGGCATCGAGAACATCCATCCCCACAAGGGGCCGACCATCAGGCCGCTGAACCGGGACGCCTTCGACGTCGCCGACGTCGACGACGCCGCGAGCTCGTTCCCCGAACTCAACTTCATCGTCGAACACGTCGGCCTCCCACGCCTCGACGACTTCTGCTGGATCGCCGCTCAGGAGCCGAACGTCTACGGCGGGCTCGCGGTCGCCGCGCCAATGGCCCAGAACCGTCCACGGAAGTTCGGCGAGATCATGGGCGAACTGCTGTACTGGCTTGGCGAGGACCGTATCCTCTTCGGCAGCGACTACGCGCTCTGGAACCCCGACTGGCTGGTCGACTGCGTCATGAACGCCGAGCTCACCGAGGAGCAGCGCGACGAGTACGGCGTCGAGCTCTCGACGGACGTGATGCGGAAGATCATGGGCGAGAACGCCGCCAGACTCTACGACATCGACATCGAGGAGAAGAAATCCCAGCTCCGGAACGACGAGATCACCGAGGAGTTCGGTCTCGAGGCGCACTACACCGACGAGACCCCCTCCACGGCCGACTGACAATGACAGCCCGATCGACAGACGAGACTGCCGAGGGCACGTCGATACCCGGTCGGGTTCGGTCGGCGCTGGAGTCGGTCACCGACCCCGAACTCGACCGCTCCATCGTCGAACTCGACTACATCGACGACGTTCGCGTCGACATAGACAAGAACGAGACACACGTCCACGTCGTGTTCACGCTCCCGACGGCGTGGTGCTCGCCGGCGTTCGCCTGGATGATGGCGGTCGACGCCCGCGACGCCGCCGAAGCGCTACCGGCCGTCGACGACTGTACCGTCGAACTCCGCGAACACATGCATCAAACGGAGGTGAACTACGGCGTCAACGAGGGGCTCCCGTTCGCGGAGGCGTTCCCGGACGCCGAGGACGGCATCGCAGACCTCCGCTCGACGCTCGACGAGAAGGCCGTCCTCTCCAGACAGTACGCGGCCGTCGAGTCGCTTCTCGACGCCGGCCTCGACCTCGAACAGGTCGCTCGCCTCGAACGCAGCGACCTCGACCGAGGCGCCGCTGAGGACCGGATCGCCGTCAACGTTCCCGGCGCGGCACTCGGGGTCGAGGTGCCGGCGGCGGATATCGACCGGTATCTGGAGAAAGCGCGCTCGCTCGACTACTTCGCGGCCTCGGACCGACTGTTCCGAACCCCGGAGGGTGACCCTATCGCGCCCGACGACGCCGAGCTCGTCCACCGTCGCGCCCGCCTCGCACAGGTCAACATGGACGGTCAGGGTGGTGTCTGCGACGCCCTCCACCGAGCACGCCAGTCCGGGGCGTCCGACTGAGCCGTCGGACGGGTCCACCGTTCAGTTCCGACGCAGCCGTCCACGTCCGTTCCTTTCAGTCGTCGTCCCACTCCCCGGCCCCCGACCGGGCGAGGCTGTATCGATCCCGGGACCGGAACTCCGAGCTACTCCATCCGCAGTCCGGACACTCACCGTCGTCGTAGTCGAACTGTTCCCCACAGCGGAGACATCGAGTGTCAGTTACCCCCATGCGCAAAAGTACCATGCCACGTGTGTTAACGTCTTGGGTGGCCGGGGGCTGGCGTCACTTACCGTCACACGTACGCAACAGCGCCGGGCTACCAGAAGCTCTTCGTCCGCGCGTACTGCCGTTCCTGCTCCAGGATGTCCCGGTAGAAGTCCGCCTCGTCCTCCCGGAACTTCGCGATGATCCGCGCCGCAGTCTGCGGGCCGACACCGCGAGCAGCCAGCGCCCGAACCGCCTTCATCCCGTGTTCCTGGACGAGATTGGCCGACTTGAACGCCTTCCGCGTCATGCGGTCCTGCTCGTCGTCTTTCTGCTCGGCCCGGGTCGCTTTCACCATCTCGTCGGCCCACGGATTGAGCGCCGCGATCCGGGTGGAGCCACACTTCGGGCACTCGATCGGTTCGCGGATCTTCCCGACCTCTTGCCGTCGGTTCCAGTCCTTGCAGTGGACGCAGAACAGCAGCACGCGATCGCCCTCCAGCCGGTCCCGGACGGTCTGGATGACGCTCGCGTCGGCGTCGTCGGGGACGAGGAACTCCCCGCCCGCGGAACGCCCGCCCGCGCCGATGGGCGTGCGCTCGCGGGCGCTCGTCAGTTCCACGTCGTCCTCGTCGGACTGGATCGCGTCCAAGAGCTCCTTCGTCTCCTCCACGGCCAGATCCTCGTGGAACACCTGCCGGAGCGCCTCCTCGTAGACGGGCGTGTCCGAAAGCGCGGCGAGCAGGCGGTCCGCACCGAACCGGCTCTGCCCCTGGTAGCGCTTGAGCGCGCCGAACTTGGCCGCGACGTGGGAGAGCGTGAACTTCAGCGCGTCAGAGTTCTTGAGCGCGAGTTCGAGGATCGCCTCGACGTGGTCGGGGTCGGTCTCCCGCAGCACCTCGTCGAACGCCGCGACGCCGACGCCGCCCGGCACCTCGAACTCGATCCGGTACGGGTCGACTTCCATCCCGACGGAGGAGCCGGTTCGCTGCCCCACCAATGCCGAACAGAGCTTCCCGAGCGTCTCGTTCACCTGGTGGCCGTACGGGCTGTTGAGTACGACCGTCCGGGCCTGTGACTCCAACACCAGTCGCTCCGCCGTGGGCACCGGCGCGCCAGCCTCGACCTGCCGTTCGACCGGTTCGAGCGTGGTCTCGGCCGTCGCAGCGTCGACGGGGTACCGGCTCGTGAACTCCGAGGCGACAGCCGAGAGCCTCCCCCCGTTCTCGAACTGCTGGGCCGCCACCTCTCGGTGGTCGCCGACCTCGTTCGCGACGGCCGCCGGGACGGGGATCTCCGAGCCGACCCACGTCGGCACTTCGCCGCCGGGGTCCTGCACGGGCGAAACCTCGACGCGTTCCTCCTCGTCGTCGACGCGGTCGACGCGCCACATCTCGCCCCGCTGGACGAACACCGATCCGGGTTCGGCGAAGTTCACGACGAACCGTTCGTCGAGGGTGCCGATCCCCCGACGGGAGGAGACGTCGTACACCTCGTACTTCTCCTCGTCGGGGATCATCGAGAGGTTCGCGTAGTAGTACTGCCACGTCCCGCCGGAACTCTCGATTCGGTCGTGGTCCTCCTCCAGCCAGAGCAGGCGGTTCGAGGAGAGCTCGCGAACGACCTCGCGGAACGTCTCCTCGGGGAGATCGCGGAACGGGTACGCTCGCTTGATCCGCTCGTACGCGTCGCGGGCGTCGATCTCCCCCTCGTCCATCAGGAGTCCGACGATCTGGTTCGCGAGCACGTCGAGGCTCCCCTCGTGGATGCCTGCGGGTTCGACCTCGCCAGCTGCGGCACGGCGAGCGATCGCCATCGCCTCGCTAGCGTCGTCGGCATCAGAGACCACGACCGTCCCGTTCGAGACCTGATCGCGGCGGTGGCCCGCACGTCCCACGCGCTGGAGGAGACGAGCGACCTCGCGGGGCGAGCCGTACTGTACGACGTGGTCGACCCGGCCTACGTCGATCCCCAACTCCATCGACGACGTGCAGACGAGGCCCTCGATCTCGCCGGATTTGAACGCCTCCTCGACCTCGATCCGGGCGTCCTTCGACAGCGATCCGTGGTGGACGCCGATCGGCGCGTCGAGGCTCTTGAACCGCGAGCCCAGTGCCTCCGCAGTCTGGCGGGTGTTGACGAACACGAGCGTCGACTCGTTCTCGGCGACCACGTTCCGGACGAACCGGACGTGGCTGGCGATCTCGGGTTCGGTCGTGAGTTCGCCCGCGAGCTTCCGGTCGGACTCGGTGATCTCCGGCCGCACCACGTCGATGTCGATCTTCGACCCGGCGTCGACCTCGACGATCCGGTAATCGCGCTGGGTCCGGCGCTCACCCCGGACGGCGCCGGTCAGGAACTTCGCGACCTCGTCGGGGTCGCCGACCGTCGCCGAAAGGCCGATTCGCTGGAACGGTCCCGAGAGCTCCTGGACGCGCTCCATCGCGATCGTCAACTGCGCCCCGCGTTTCGAGGCCGCGAGTTCGTGCACCTCGTCGACGATCAGGTGCTCGACGTCCGAGAGCGCCGTCCGGAGTTTCTCGCCGGTCAGCATCGCCTGGACCGTCTCGGGGGTGGTGATCAGCACGTCCGGCGGGTCGTCGGCTTGCTTGCTCCGCTGGTAGTCGGTCGTGTCGCCGTGCCGGACGTCGACCTCGAGATCCAGTGTCTCGCCCCACCACTCCAGCCGTTCGAGCATGTCGCGGTTCAGCGCGCGCAGCGGGGTGATGTACAGCGCCGAGATGCCGTGGCGCTCCTCCGCGTCGGCGATCCGGTCGAGCACCGGCAGCATCGCGGTCTCGGTCTTGCCAGTTCCGGTGGGTGCGATCACCAGCGCGTTCTCACCCGCCGCCAACGGTGGGATCGCCCGCCGTTGTGGCTCCGTCGGCGTCGAGAACCCCCGTTCCGAGAGGGCCTCCCGAACCGCCGGACCGAGGTGGGTGAACGCGTCGGCGCCGGCACTCTCCATTCGGATCGATCGAGGCGGTCGTCGGGGTTAAGCACCACGCCTCCGGTGGTCCCGTCCGTCCCGGAAGGTACACGTAAGGCGTCGGCCCCACCACGGTCGAGCATGGATATCGACGGCGACCGACTGCGGGCGGACATCGAGACTAACGCGCAGCACGGGGAGATCGACGCCGACGAGGGGCACGGGCGGACCGTTCTCACCGGGACCGACGCGAACCGCGCTGCTCGCGAACTCCTCGTCGATCGGATGGACGACGCCGGGCTGGACGTGACCGTCGACGCAGTCGGGAACGTCGCCGGCACCTGGACTCCCGAGTCGGCGGACCCCGACGCCGCGCCAGTTGCCGCGGGGAGCCATATCGATTCGGTCCCGGAGGGTGGGATCTTCGACGGCCCGCTCGGCGTCTACGCGGCGCTGGAAGCGGTGCGCGCGATGCAGGACGCCGGTATCGAGCCTGCCCGACCGCTGGTCGTCGTCTCCTTCACCGAGGAGGAGGGCCAACGGTTCGCGGACGGACTGCTGGGCTCTTCCGTCGCCGTCGGCGAGCGAAGCGTCGAGGAAGCTCTCGCCATCGAGGACGACGACGGGATCACCCTCGAAGCGTCGCTCTCGCGGATCGGTTTCCGCGGCGAGGGACGACTCGACGCCAGCGAGTGGGAGGCGTGGTACGAGCTCCACGTCGAGCAGGACACTCGGCTCGAACGCGGGAACGTCCCGGTCGGCGTCGTCACGACGATCACGGGCATCACCCACTGCGAGGCCGAGATCGTCGGCGAAGCGAACCACGCCGGCGCGACACCGATGGACGAGCGGACGGACGCGCTCGCCGCGGCGTCGGAGGTAGTGCTGGACGTGGAGGCGGCAGCCAACGACGTGGTTGAGTCGGAGAGCGAGACCGCAGTCGGCACTGTCGGCTCGCTCTCGGTGTCGCCGAACGCGACCAACGTCGTCCCGGGGACGGTCGAGCTGGGGATCGACATCCGGGACGTCGAGTATCAGTCGATGCAGACGATCGTCGAGGCGACGCGGTCGAGCCTCGCGATCGTCGAGGCCGACCGCGGCGTCGAGACGTCGTTCTCGCGGCCGTTCGACCTCGAACCGACGCCGATGAGCGAGTCGCTGCGCGCGGCGGCTCACCGTGCGGGTGAGGAAGCCGGGATCCGGACGGTGGACCTGCACTCCGGCGCCGCACACGACACGATGCACGTCGCAAGCGTGACCGAGGCGGCGCTGCTGTTCGCGCCGTCTGCGGACGGGATCAGCCACAACCCGCGGGAGTGGACAGACTGGGACGACTGCGCCAGCGCGGCGCGCGTGCTGGCCGGGGCGATAGCCGAATCGGCGGGCGCCGACGCCACTGAGGAGTAGGCGGCCTCGGGAAGGACCGATATCGCCCCCCAACACCGCCGCTGGCGACCCGTAGCAAACAGGCGGCCGATCGTCCCGCGAGACGGCTGGCCACACACTCGCGAACCGTCCCGCGGCGGTTCTCAGATCACGCGGGGAGTGGTCCCGCTATCGTACTTCAAAGTCGGCTCCGGTGGACTCATTTCCTCGGCAGCCACAGGAGGGAGCATGAAGAAACACGTCTCGCAGTCCCGGGTCGCCGGCCGCTGTCGGGCGCCGCCGTCGAAGAGCTACACTCACCGCGCGATCCTCGCGGCGGGCTACGCCGACGAGGCGACGGTTGAGAACCCGCTGGTCAGCGCCGACACGCGGGCGACGATGCGCGCCGTCTCGGCGTTCGGCGGCACGCTCGACCGCTCCCGACTGGACACGGGCACGCTCTCGGTCGAGGGGTTCGGCGGACGACCCGAGGTGCCCGAGGACGTGATAAACTGCGAGAACTCCGGAACGACGACACGGCTGGTCACGGCAGCGGGCGCGCTCGGGGACGGGCTGACGGTGCTCACTGGCGACGACTCGCTCCGGTCGCGTCCTCATGGGCCGCTGCTCGACGCCATCGAGGACCTCGGCGCCCGCGCCGAGAGTACCCGGCGGAACGGGCGCGCGCCGCTGGTCGTCGGCGAGGCGCTCTCGGGCGGCAGCGTCTCGATGCCCGGCGACGTCTCCTCGCAGTTCGTTACCGCGCTGTTGATGGCCGGCGCCGTCACCGACGAGGGGATCGAAGTCGCCCTCGAGACCGAACTCAAGTCCGCGCCGTACGTCGAGATCACGCTCGAGGTGCTCGACGCGTTCGGTGTCGACGCCGAACACACCGACTCGGGGTTCCGTGTCCCCGGCGGCCAGCGGTACAGGCCTGAGGGCGGGAGTTACGCGGTTCCGGGCGACTTCTCGTCGATCTCCTACCTCGCCGCGGCTGGGGCCGTCGCCGCGGCGGAGGGGACCGAGTGCGTCGTCGTCGAGGGTGCCCAGCCGAGCGCGCAGGGTGACACCGCCATCGTCGAGGTTCTCGACCGCATGGGCGCCGATATCGACTGGGACCGCGACGCTGGCGAACTCACTGCTCGGGGCGGCGATCTCTCCGGCGTCGAAGTGGACGTGGGCGACACTCCGGATCTCCTCCCTACGATCGCCGCGGTCGGTGCCGTCGCTGATGGCGACACTCGGATCGTGAACTGCGAGCACGTCCGCCTGAAGGAGACCGACCGCGTGAGCGCGATGGCCGAAGAACTCGGGAAACTCGGCGCCGAGGTGACCGAGGAACGGGACACACTCACGATCCACGGCGGCGACTCCTCGCTCGTCGGCGCCGAGGTCGACGGCCGGGGCGACCACCGGATCGCGATGGCGCTGGCGGTCGCCGGCCTCGTCGCCGAGGGGACGACGACGATCGCGGGCGCGGAACACGTCGACGTCTCCTTCCCCGACTTCTGGCTCGTGCTCGACGATCTCGGCGCGACGGTCACGAACGCCTGACGGGCCAGCGTCGATATCGTCGGGGCTGCCTTCCGAATCGGAACGTTTCTCACACGACCGGGCGGTGAGCCGATATGACCGAGGTCGATCCGACCGACCGGTTCGCCCACCTGATCGAGGACGGCTACGCCTTCCCGGACTACGGCGGCGCGTGTCTGGCCGGCGTCCCCGACACGCTGCTCTCGCTCGTGAGCGACGAGTTCGACCACCAGCTTCCCGAGTCGGCGTTCTCGAACGTCGACACCGACGTCTCGCAGATCGTTCTGGTTCTCCTCGACGGACTGGGCTGGGATCAGTACCAGCGAGATGCCGAGTACGCCCCGCTGCTCGACCGTCTCGACCGGCAGGGAACTGTCTCGCCGATCACGTCGGTCTACCCCTCCGAGACGGCTGCCGCCATCACCACCGTCGAGTCGGGGCAGGTCCCCGCGCAGCACGGCCTGCTCGGCTGGTTCCAGCACGTCGAGGAGGCCGACGCGATCCTGAAGACACTCCCGTTCCTGACGCTGGACGACGAACCCGCCGGGGAGGTGTACGAGGGTCTCGACGACTCGGTGCTCAGCGACGCTGAACCCGTCTCCGTGCGCGCTGACGCGGCCGGCGTCGACACCCACTTCTACCAGCCGGCGAAGTTCGACGCCGACACCCCAGACGCGACCGACCACCCCTACTGGAACGTCGTCGACGCGCTCGCGGAGCTCCGACTGGACTTGGAGGCTGCTGTCGACGTCGACGAGGGGCCGGCGTACCGCTACCTCTACGCCTCCGAGATCGACGTGATCGCCCACGAGGTCGGCACCCGGCACGACCGCTACGAGGCGCAGGTCCGCGCCGTCACCGAGGCAGTCCGACACGAACTGCTCGAACGTCTCGATCCCGCCGCCGCGGAGGAGACGCTGCTCGTCGTCACCGCCGACCACGGCCACATCGACACCGATCCCGAGACGAACGTGAACCTCCGTGAGACGGACGTCTGGGAGTACGTCGACGACCGGCTCCCGACCGGGAGCCCGCGGAACGTCCAGTTCCATGTCGACGATCCGGAGGGTGCGGCGGCCGCGCTGCACGAGGCGTTCGGCGACGACGTGTGGACGTTCACCCGAGAGGCGTACCTCGACCGGGAGCTGTTCGGCCCCGGCACCTGCGAGACGTTCGAGCAACGGGCGCCGGATCTCGTCGCCGTCCACCGCGAGAAGGGGCTGTGGTGGGAGGACGACGAACTCGACCTCGTCGGGATGCACGGCGGGCTCAGCCGCGAGGAGATGTTCGTTCCCTTCGCCGCCGGACGGGTCGCGGACCTGCAAGAGTAGCGCTCGGGAGTGCGAGGACTGTTCCCGTTCTGCAAGCGCTAAGTAACCGGCCCCACGAGGGGAGGTATGAACGGCAATCGCTTCGGCCGCCTGTTCCAGGTGACCACCTACGGCGAGAGTCACGGCCCGGGGATGGGGTGTACGGTCAGCGGCGTCCCCGCCGGCGTCGAACTCGAGGAGGAGGACGTCCAGCGCGATCTCGACCGGCGCAAGCCCGGGCAGTCGATGATCACCACCAGTCGTGGCGAACCGGACGAGGTGTCGATCCAGTCGGGGCTCC
It encodes the following:
- a CDS encoding NAD(P)-dependent alcohol dehydrogenase; this encodes MEAARLHEYTEEMSDALSIDDVERPTVTSSDSVVVRVEGAGWCQTDNHIIEGMWTDYVDQDLPMTLGHENAGEVVEVGDEVRTVDVGDKVICHPVATCGECRQCRLGEDMYCENLAFPGLTTDGGFAEYLLTNERATIPLPGDVDPTDIAPHADAGITAYHAVKKAVDELNPGDPAVVIGVGGLGHIGLQCLDAMSAADIVALDVKPEARELARELGAHNTVDPTSTDVPDAIDDLTDGHGAEQVLDFVGADETTGYAPDIVAAGGDHHVVGYGGHIHEPAQALVDGEFSYKGTLVGRYTELQELVRLVERGDVDLRTTRYGLEEINDVAEKLEHGEIEGRAVITPN
- a CDS encoding amidohydrolase family protein; translation: MYRTTDSDRYDDDEDIFVIDSHLHFWDASEENIVHEGGEEFIRCFYDYHTGFTPTEREWSLEEYRNYSRERMLRDLFENGSVDMGIFQPTHLDEFYDEGFNTVDDNAAVEADHPERFITNGRFDPREGDAGLRELERQKEEYDIDGVKLYTAEWRGDSKGWRLDSEEAFRYLEKCAELGIENIHPHKGPTIRPLNRDAFDVADVDDAASSFPELNFIVEHVGLPRLDDFCWIAAQEPNVYGGLAVAAPMAQNRPRKFGEIMGELLYWLGEDRILFGSDYALWNPDWLVDCVMNAELTEEQRDEYGVELSTDVMRKIMGENAARLYDIDIEEKKSQLRNDEITEEFGLEAHYTDETPSTAD
- a CDS encoding metal-sulfur cluster assembly factor; protein product: MTARSTDETAEGTSIPGRVRSALESVTDPELDRSIVELDYIDDVRVDIDKNETHVHVVFTLPTAWCSPAFAWMMAVDARDAAEALPAVDDCTVELREHMHQTEVNYGVNEGLPFAEAFPDAEDGIADLRSTLDEKAVLSRQYAAVESLLDAGLDLEQVARLERSDLDRGAAEDRIAVNVPGAALGVEVPAADIDRYLEKARSLDYFAASDRLFRTPEGDPIAPDDAELVHRRARLAQVNMDGQGGVCDALHRARQSGASD
- a CDS encoding DEAD/DEAH box helicase, which encodes MESAGADAFTHLGPAVREALSERGFSTPTEPQRRAIPPLAAGENALVIAPTGTGKTETAMLPVLDRIADAEERHGISALYITPLRALNRDMLERLEWWGETLDLEVDVRHGDTTDYQRSKQADDPPDVLITTPETVQAMLTGEKLRTALSDVEHLIVDEVHELAASKRGAQLTIAMERVQELSGPFQRIGLSATVGDPDEVAKFLTGAVRGERRTQRDYRIVEVDAGSKIDIDVVRPEITESDRKLAGELTTEPEIASHVRFVRNVVAENESTLVFVNTRQTAEALGSRFKSLDAPIGVHHGSLSKDARIEVEEAFKSGEIEGLVCTSSMELGIDVGRVDHVVQYGSPREVARLLQRVGRAGHRRDQVSNGTVVVSDADDASEAMAIARRAAAGEVEPAGIHEGSLDVLANQIVGLLMDEGEIDARDAYERIKRAYPFRDLPEETFREVVRELSSNRLLWLEEDHDRIESSGGTWQYYYANLSMIPDEEKYEVYDVSSRRGIGTLDERFVVNFAEPGSVFVQRGEMWRVDRVDDEEERVEVSPVQDPGGEVPTWVGSEIPVPAAVANEVGDHREVAAQQFENGGRLSAVASEFTSRYPVDAATAETTLEPVERQVEAGAPVPTAERLVLESQARTVVLNSPYGHQVNETLGKLCSALVGQRTGSSVGMEVDPYRIEFEVPGGVGVAAFDEVLRETDPDHVEAILELALKNSDALKFTLSHVAAKFGALKRYQGQSRFGADRLLAALSDTPVYEEALRQVFHEDLAVEETKELLDAIQSDEDDVELTSARERTPIGAGGRSAGGEFLVPDDADASVIQTVRDRLEGDRVLLFCVHCKDWNRRQEVGKIREPIECPKCGSTRIAALNPWADEMVKATRAEQKDDEQDRMTRKAFKSANLVQEHGMKAVRALAARGVGPQTAARIIAKFREDEADFYRDILEQERQYARTKSFW
- a CDS encoding M20 family metallo-hydrolase, coding for MDIDGDRLRADIETNAQHGEIDADEGHGRTVLTGTDANRAARELLVDRMDDAGLDVTVDAVGNVAGTWTPESADPDAAPVAAGSHIDSVPEGGIFDGPLGVYAALEAVRAMQDAGIEPARPLVVVSFTEEEGQRFADGLLGSSVAVGERSVEEALAIEDDDGITLEASLSRIGFRGEGRLDASEWEAWYELHVEQDTRLERGNVPVGVVTTITGITHCEAEIVGEANHAGATPMDERTDALAAASEVVLDVEAAANDVVESESETAVGTVGSLSVSPNATNVVPGTVELGIDIRDVEYQSMQTIVEATRSSLAIVEADRGVETSFSRPFDLEPTPMSESLRAAAHRAGEEAGIRTVDLHSGAAHDTMHVASVTEAALLFAPSADGISHNPREWTDWDDCASAARVLAGAIAESAGADATEE
- the aroA gene encoding 3-phosphoshikimate 1-carboxyvinyltransferase, translated to MKKHVSQSRVAGRCRAPPSKSYTHRAILAAGYADEATVENPLVSADTRATMRAVSAFGGTLDRSRLDTGTLSVEGFGGRPEVPEDVINCENSGTTTRLVTAAGALGDGLTVLTGDDSLRSRPHGPLLDAIEDLGARAESTRRNGRAPLVVGEALSGGSVSMPGDVSSQFVTALLMAGAVTDEGIEVALETELKSAPYVEITLEVLDAFGVDAEHTDSGFRVPGGQRYRPEGGSYAVPGDFSSISYLAAAGAVAAAEGTECVVVEGAQPSAQGDTAIVEVLDRMGADIDWDRDAGELTARGGDLSGVEVDVGDTPDLLPTIAAVGAVADGDTRIVNCEHVRLKETDRVSAMAEELGKLGAEVTEERDTLTIHGGDSSLVGAEVDGRGDHRIAMALAVAGLVAEGTTTIAGAEHVDVSFPDFWLVLDDLGATVTNA
- a CDS encoding alkaline phosphatase family protein, yielding MTEVDPTDRFAHLIEDGYAFPDYGGACLAGVPDTLLSLVSDEFDHQLPESAFSNVDTDVSQIVLVLLDGLGWDQYQRDAEYAPLLDRLDRQGTVSPITSVYPSETAAAITTVESGQVPAQHGLLGWFQHVEEADAILKTLPFLTLDDEPAGEVYEGLDDSVLSDAEPVSVRADAAGVDTHFYQPAKFDADTPDATDHPYWNVVDALAELRLDLEAAVDVDEGPAYRYLYASEIDVIAHEVGTRHDRYEAQVRAVTEAVRHELLERLDPAAAEETLLVVTADHGHIDTDPETNVNLRETDVWEYVDDRLPTGSPRNVQFHVDDPEGAAAALHEAFGDDVWTFTREAYLDRELFGPGTCETFEQRAPDLVAVHREKGLWWEDDELDLVGMHGGLSREEMFVPFAAGRVADLQE